One window of the Micropterus dolomieu isolate WLL.071019.BEF.003 ecotype Adirondacks linkage group LG08, ASM2129224v1, whole genome shotgun sequence genome contains the following:
- the LOC123974551 gene encoding cell adhesion molecule 2-like translates to MNNSGIMVSSTTLSTYANRTVTEASDMGALTSLPTQADTTMIQVVTTAAPTGPDSAVIAVVVALILMTIAGLAFLLYRYLCHNKGDYRTTGELAPGEDPDEEYSNQAVSEKKEYFI, encoded by the exons ATGAATA ATTCAGGCATCATGGTGTCTTCGACGACACTCTCCACATATGCAAACAGAACTGTGACAGAGG CATCAGATATGGGGGCTTTAACATCACTTCCCACACAAGCAGACACCACCATGATTCAGG TGGTAACAACAGCAGCCCCCACAGGTCCAGACTCTGCAGTTATTGCAG TGGTTGTTGCTCTCATCCTGATGACGATAGCTGGTTTAGCCTTCCTGCTTTATCGGTATCTCTGCCACAACAAAGGAGACTACAGGACGACAGGGGAGCTGGCTCCAGGAGAGGATCCCGATGAGGAGTACAGTAACCAGGCTGTGAGTGAAAAGAAGGAATACTTCATATGA